From Enterococcus mediterraneensis, the proteins below share one genomic window:
- a CDS encoding family 78 glycoside hydrolase catalytic domain, with amino-acid sequence MLKESDSRWLWYTGDFEIRQGLMQNFSREERSYDWPAYWNIDDCHRNVKFKRDYVLDQETSFTVYVSGVGFVEVNEVKYPFGQEVTCMPGKNKVRVNVGNVSGLPAVYIDGEIIKSDTSWLCSNFIDEFPAGWSELYYKKEQDPNVVEYATEICKPLSKKDIDGGTLIDYGRAVFGPLHIEKLDSDKPITICYGESETEARDIEQCYYKQENVTSETPIRKRAFRYIFIPDITSASIEINGIHEFIPLENRAVFSSDDPLMNKIWDISVDTFTLCSGLFFIDGIKRDRWIWSGDAYQSYFINQYLFFDEDINKRTMLALRGQNEIKQHMNTIVDYSILWVIAVENHYMMTGDTTFLEQIYPKMETMMRYLSQQTDEHGFIYGREKDWIFIDWSEMDKEGTLAAEQILLLKAYKAMTVCGSILNKEIDQYVACYEMLKKNVMEFFWDKEKGAFIDSYVSGKRHVTRHANIFAVLFDFVDEEQSQSILTNVLLNDDITQITTPYFKFFEQDALCKLGETKRVHEIIRDYWGGMVEQDAVTFWEEYIPEETGNDVYEMYGDPFGKSLCHAWGASPIYLIGRYFAGIQPIRPGYETYLVEPQLDSFEKISCTFPIKDGSVTLEKNQSMLKVYATKSGGILRIDNQDIPISKDQEMVLELKEKSLV; translated from the coding sequence ATGTTGAAAGAATCAGATTCAAGATGGTTATGGTATACAGGCGATTTTGAAATCAGACAGGGTCTTATGCAAAATTTTTCAAGAGAAGAAAGAAGCTATGATTGGCCTGCATACTGGAATATCGATGATTGTCATCGCAATGTTAAATTTAAACGAGATTATGTTTTAGACCAAGAAACAAGCTTTACTGTCTACGTTTCTGGTGTTGGATTTGTTGAAGTCAACGAGGTGAAATATCCTTTTGGTCAAGAAGTGACCTGTATGCCCGGAAAGAATAAAGTCAGAGTGAATGTTGGAAATGTCAGCGGTCTTCCAGCTGTCTATATTGACGGTGAAATAATCAAAAGTGATACCAGCTGGCTTTGCAGTAACTTTATTGATGAATTTCCAGCTGGGTGGAGTGAGCTTTACTATAAAAAAGAGCAAGATCCAAATGTTGTAGAATACGCAACAGAAATATGCAAACCTCTTTCAAAGAAAGATATTGATGGCGGTACACTGATCGATTATGGTCGCGCAGTATTTGGTCCATTACACATTGAAAAGCTTGATAGTGACAAACCGATCACTATTTGTTACGGAGAATCAGAAACGGAAGCAAGAGATATCGAACAATGCTATTACAAACAAGAAAACGTTACAAGCGAAACACCGATTCGCAAACGTGCTTTCCGCTATATTTTTATTCCTGATATTACCTCGGCATCAATTGAAATCAATGGGATCCATGAATTCATTCCTTTAGAAAATCGTGCAGTTTTTTCTTCTGATGATCCATTGATGAATAAGATTTGGGATATTTCTGTTGATACATTCACATTGTGCAGCGGGTTGTTTTTCATTGACGGTATCAAACGGGATCGTTGGATTTGGTCTGGGGATGCGTATCAAAGCTATTTCATCAATCAATATTTGTTTTTTGATGAAGATATCAACAAACGGACAATGTTGGCGCTAAGAGGACAAAACGAAATCAAGCAGCACATGAATACTATTGTGGACTATTCGATCCTTTGGGTCATTGCCGTTGAAAATCATTACATGATGACAGGGGACACCACATTTTTAGAACAAATTTATCCAAAAATGGAAACTATGATGCGCTATCTTTCTCAACAGACGGATGAACATGGATTTATCTATGGTCGTGAAAAAGACTGGATATTTATTGACTGGTCTGAAATGGATAAAGAAGGTACGCTGGCTGCGGAACAAATCTTATTATTGAAAGCCTATAAAGCGATGACTGTTTGCGGTTCGATCCTTAATAAAGAAATCGATCAATACGTTGCTTGTTACGAAATGTTGAAGAAAAATGTGATGGAATTCTTCTGGGATAAAGAAAAAGGAGCGTTCATTGATTCCTATGTTTCTGGAAAAAGACACGTGACACGTCACGCAAATATCTTTGCCGTTTTATTCGATTTCGTTGATGAAGAGCAGTCTCAAAGTATTTTAACGAATGTTTTACTCAATGATGATATCACTCAGATTACTACACCGTACTTTAAATTCTTTGAGCAAGATGCCTTATGCAAATTAGGAGAAACCAAACGTGTCCATGAAATAATCCGTGACTATTGGGGCGGAATGGTGGAACAAGACGCAGTCACTTTTTGGGAAGAATATATTCCTGAAGAAACAGGAAATGATGTCTATGAAATGTATGGGGATCCATTTGGAAAAAGTTTATGCCATGCGTGGGGAGCAAGTCCTATCTACTTGATAGGCAGATACTTTGCCGGTATCCAACCTATCAGACCTGGGTATGAAACATACTTAGTTGAACCGCAACTAGATTCTTTTGAGAAAATCTCTTGCACTTTCCCAATCAAAGATGGATCTGTGACTTTAGAAAAAAATCAGTCTATGTTAAAAGTTTATGCTACTAAATCAGGTGGAATCCTTCGAATCGATAATCAAGATATTCCAATTAGTAAAGATCAGGAGATGGTACTGGAACTAAAAGAAAAATCTCTTGTTTAA
- a CDS encoding MFS transporter, protein MVQNAEKSLVKKYSPLATAAGIGSMLGSGCIVGLSATIPVWQKGLDLSAGQVGLVSGALTFAIAFGSLFAGNITKLFGLFRAFNWVNLFYAIGAAICVFSGNFIALLIGVIIMGVASGADLPISLTVVSHDAPDENTSARLVSSTQIFWQVGIFISYICSFLLSGIEGVLGARIVFAILLVFSLFTWIWRTLSKTFRAFHEEGKLRQANTTLNEENKKFSAKEIFTGSNAKVYRHFFFAILIFYVCWNLLANTWGQFQTYALTNAGASQMQATGLGIVLNIISLITTIVFASVAGSSYRNKAFFVGAFVQFMAMIGMAVIGGNAGFIALAVTIAFYNFGNPMAGEAIYKVWTQESFPSEVRASLQGIINGFSRLCCGLFAFVTPFLVAPENIHKSMYGFAAIVLAAAVAGIVMMRLQKKAGIAQETMNENEEITAK, encoded by the coding sequence ATGGTACAAAATGCAGAGAAATCTTTAGTAAAAAAATATTCCCCGTTAGCAACAGCAGCAGGTATTGGTTCCATGCTTGGTTCAGGATGTATCGTAGGATTGTCAGCAACTATTCCAGTTTGGCAAAAAGGATTGGATTTATCAGCAGGTCAGGTCGGTTTAGTATCTGGTGCGCTGACTTTTGCAATCGCTTTTGGTTCACTTTTTGCCGGTAATATTACAAAATTATTTGGTTTATTCCGGGCATTTAATTGGGTCAACCTGTTTTATGCTATCGGTGCAGCCATTTGTGTGTTCTCCGGCAACTTTATCGCTTTGCTGATAGGCGTGATTATAATGGGCGTTGCTTCAGGAGCTGATCTGCCAATCAGTCTGACAGTAGTTTCCCATGATGCACCAGATGAAAATACATCTGCGCGGTTGGTTTCTTCAACACAAATCTTTTGGCAAGTTGGTATTTTTATTTCTTATATCTGTTCATTTTTATTATCAGGTATCGAAGGTGTACTAGGTGCAAGAATCGTTTTTGCTATTTTATTGGTGTTTTCATTATTTACTTGGATCTGGCGGACGCTTTCTAAAACATTCCGTGCTTTTCACGAAGAAGGGAAGTTGCGTCAGGCGAATACAACATTGAATGAAGAAAATAAAAAATTCTCGGCAAAAGAAATATTCACTGGTTCAAATGCAAAAGTGTATCGTCATTTCTTTTTTGCAATTTTGATTTTCTATGTTTGCTGGAATCTGTTGGCAAATACTTGGGGACAATTCCAAACGTATGCGCTGACAAATGCAGGAGCATCTCAAATGCAGGCAACTGGTCTTGGAATCGTATTGAATATTATTTCTCTGATCACAACGATCGTATTTGCTTCAGTAGCGGGCAGCTCTTATCGAAATAAAGCATTTTTTGTAGGCGCGTTTGTTCAGTTTATGGCTATGATCGGAATGGCAGTCATCGGCGGGAATGCCGGGTTTATTGCATTGGCTGTTACCATCGCGTTTTATAATTTTGGAAATCCAATGGCCGGAGAAGCGATTTACAAAGTTTGGACACAAGAATCATTTCCATCAGAAGTACGCGCGTCATTACAAGGAATCATTAATGGTTTTTCACGTCTATGCTGCGGTCTCTTCGCTTTTGTTACACCATTTCTTGTTGCACCGGAGAATATCCACAAATCTATGTATGGATTTGCGGCCATCGTTTTGGCTGCTGCAGTAGCAGGGATCGTAATGATGAGATTACAGAAAAAAGCAGGGATCGCACAAGAAACAATGAATGAAAATGAAGAAATTACAGCGAAATAA
- the metF gene encoding methylenetetrahydrofolate reductase [NAD(P)H] gives MGSPSNDAVPSLSFEIFPPNTQAGAEKIVETLAELQGLSPSFISVTCSNQPQSIETTTIKLAGYITNQLQIPTIAHLPAAYLSKQQVHTILEKLQELGVQRLLALRGDIFPDNPPKTDFHYASELITYIKKQAPQFEISGACYPEIHPDSLNRVTDVKNLKKKTDAGCDRLITQLFFDNEIFYRFQEHCALADIDVPILAGIMPITNRNQALRLIKTSDAKLPRKFLAILEKYEHNPVALRDAGLAYAIDQIIDLVTQDVAGIHLYTMNHASTARSIYQATRSLFGLQAV, from the coding sequence ATGGGCTCTCCTTCAAACGATGCAGTTCCTTCCCTCTCCTTTGAGATCTTTCCACCCAACACACAAGCCGGCGCGGAAAAAATCGTGGAGACCCTGGCGGAACTGCAGGGGCTATCCCCTTCTTTTATCAGTGTCACCTGCAGCAATCAGCCGCAATCGATTGAGACTACCACGATCAAATTAGCGGGATATATCACCAATCAATTGCAGATCCCTACCATCGCGCATCTTCCGGCGGCGTACTTGTCAAAACAACAGGTACACACGATTTTGGAGAAGCTGCAAGAACTTGGTGTGCAACGATTGCTGGCTTTGCGAGGAGATATTTTTCCAGACAATCCCCCCAAAACCGATTTTCATTACGCCAGCGAATTGATCACGTATATAAAAAAACAAGCGCCTCAATTTGAAATCAGCGGCGCCTGCTACCCCGAGATCCATCCTGACTCTTTGAATCGTGTGACGGATGTCAAAAATCTGAAGAAAAAAACCGATGCCGGATGCGACCGCTTGATCACACAGCTCTTTTTCGATAATGAAATCTTCTACCGTTTCCAAGAACATTGTGCATTGGCCGATATCGATGTACCAATCCTTGCGGGGATCATGCCTATCACTAATCGTAATCAAGCACTGCGGCTGATCAAAACCAGCGACGCCAAACTGCCTCGAAAATTTCTTGCGATCTTGGAAAAATACGAGCATAACCCCGTCGCATTACGAGATGCCGGACTTGCTTACGCCATCGACCAGATCATCGACCTCGTCACACAAGATGTCGCCGGCATCCACCTATACACCATGAACCACGCCTCAACCGCCCGCTCCATCTATCAAGCGACTCGTTCCTTGTTCGGGTTACAGGCGGTATAA
- a CDS encoding helix-turn-helix domain-containing protein yields the protein MAEIEISEVLKERRKKMGLTQGQVAERIYVSQKSISNWENGKNYPDIESLIRLAHLYELSLDQLLLEGSSLVEDIKIQAEQKTMKRMALPSLIVNLCIIVLLVSQKWWGELSLQATIILIISMCGNFVPLYYFERRRILLEKELDSKPKHSHAVLLIVVVVLFAAAAILVIPQFF from the coding sequence ATGGCGGAAATAGAAATAAGTGAAGTATTAAAAGAACGGCGTAAGAAAATGGGGCTGACGCAAGGTCAGGTTGCAGAGAGGATCTATGTCTCGCAAAAGTCTATCTCAAATTGGGAGAATGGGAAAAATTATCCTGATATCGAGAGTCTGATCCGCTTAGCTCATTTATATGAATTATCTTTAGATCAGTTATTGTTAGAAGGTTCGTCATTAGTGGAAGATATCAAGATCCAAGCGGAACAAAAGACAATGAAAAGAATGGCGCTGCCGTCTCTGATAGTCAATTTGTGTATAATCGTTTTGTTGGTTAGTCAAAAATGGTGGGGAGAGCTTTCCTTGCAAGCGACCATTATTTTGATAATCAGTATGTGTGGGAATTTTGTGCCGCTGTATTATTTTGAACGCAGGAGGATCCTGCTGGAAAAAGAATTGGACAGCAAGCCGAAACATAGCCATGCTGTTTTGTTGATCGTAGTGGTGGTTCTTTTTGCCGCAGCGGCAATTCTCGTGATTCCACAGTTTTTTTAA
- a CDS encoding MFS transporter codes for MDKKQVKISEKIGFTLTNLGNIPIMTLLNTYLLIFYTDVVGISPAVVGGLFLASRLLDGISDPLLGFLIDRFPHTKIGKYKPVLILGVIICCLNYLLVWFAPVMFESQKIVAISISYILLGITFDLMDIPLNSLIPVLTKNEEERNTLSSIKGVSYTVGPTLLNVAAPLAISAFSTPLNGYILLISGAVLVVLFFTIIGALMLKERVSEEEVTEHSVKEKYTMKEAVRILRIKPVVTLFLSMLFITAATNIFNGSLLYYLSYIVNNTRLLSIASLFGMFAALIAGAVVSILTQRINKKQLYILGLCLVSVCMAGFLLFGETTLSFVVLYCGVQFSLGLTNTLQYSISADNVDIIREQLGVEATALVASLTSLIMKFAMAVGGAIPGFILSYTGYIANQAQSIEAANGIMLVTFAIPLVLYLATVIIFRSGFKFKVAKKQPKLTNS; via the coding sequence GTGGATAAAAAACAAGTAAAAATAAGTGAGAAAATCGGCTTTACTTTAACAAATTTAGGGAATATCCCTATCATGACACTGTTGAACACCTATTTACTGATATTTTACACTGATGTGGTAGGGATCTCTCCAGCTGTTGTGGGTGGACTGTTTTTAGCGTCTCGATTATTGGATGGCATCAGTGATCCCCTTTTAGGCTTTCTGATCGATCGTTTTCCCCATACAAAAATCGGCAAGTATAAGCCGGTTCTCATTTTAGGTGTGATTATTTGCTGCTTGAATTATTTACTGGTTTGGTTTGCACCGGTTATGTTTGAATCTCAAAAAATTGTTGCAATCAGTATTTCTTACATCCTTTTAGGTATCACATTTGATTTGATGGATATTCCTTTAAACAGTCTGATCCCAGTTTTGACGAAAAACGAGGAGGAGCGAAATACACTATCTTCTATCAAAGGGGTCTCATATACTGTGGGACCTACTTTATTAAATGTAGCGGCTCCTCTAGCTATCTCAGCTTTTTCGACACCTCTAAATGGGTATATATTGTTGATCAGCGGTGCAGTCCTCGTTGTTTTATTCTTCACGATTATAGGAGCTTTAATGTTGAAAGAACGTGTAAGTGAAGAAGAAGTAACCGAACATAGCGTAAAAGAAAAGTACACCATGAAAGAAGCAGTCCGGATTTTAAGAATCAAACCGGTGGTCACGCTCTTTTTATCCATGCTGTTCATTACAGCGGCGACAAACATTTTCAACGGATCATTGCTTTACTATTTGAGCTATATCGTTAATAATACTAGGCTGTTGAGCATTGCCAGTTTATTCGGCATGTTTGCTGCCTTGATAGCTGGAGCTGTAGTTTCTATTTTGACACAAAGGATCAATAAGAAGCAGTTGTATATTCTGGGTCTTTGTTTGGTCAGTGTTTGTATGGCGGGATTTCTGCTATTTGGAGAAACGACTTTATCATTTGTAGTATTGTATTGCGGCGTTCAGTTTTCATTAGGTTTAACGAATACACTTCAGTACAGTATTTCTGCTGATAATGTGGATATTATTCGAGAACAATTAGGTGTAGAAGCTACTGCGTTGGTTGCTTCGCTGACTTCATTGATCATGAAATTCGCAATGGCAGTCGGAGGTGCTATTCCAGGCTTCATTCTAAGCTATACAGGTTATATCGCTAATCAGGCTCAATCAATAGAAGCGGCAAATGGCATCATGTTAGTGACATTTGCTATCCCGTTAGTTTTGTATTTAGCCACAGTCATCATTTTCCGGAGTGGATTTAAGTTTAAAGTGGCGAAAAAACAACCTAAATTGACGAATAGTTGA
- a CDS encoding XRE family transcriptional regulator gives MPSIDNLIMLSDFYDVSIDELIQGSPYFRKPFLVGKKFTVKKGLLLFVIWVFISLFLTGFGVQPFGVLVLVLLVGLLMVFPTVFTDYWVIHKDYLEICQYSQNSLKKCLELLKRTGRHEQIPYSAIKTIEIVYTKKERLSPFDFNPDFLYLRIILSQTTIKLDLASSPRAYLPQFCGFLVRNGVEVIDQQEIVSLLVADQYLYDAFHVSE, from the coding sequence ATGCCGTCGATCGATAACTTGATTATGCTTTCTGATTTTTATGATGTATCGATCGATGAGCTGATTCAAGGAAGCCCCTATTTCCGAAAACCATTTTTAGTAGGAAAAAAATTCACAGTAAAAAAAGGGCTCCTATTATTTGTAATCTGGGTATTTATCAGTTTGTTCCTCACCGGTTTCGGCGTTCAGCCCTTTGGTGTATTAGTGTTGGTTTTGTTAGTTGGTCTCTTGATGGTTTTTCCGACTGTTTTCACTGATTATTGGGTCATTCATAAAGACTATCTTGAGATTTGCCAGTACTCCCAAAATTCGCTGAAAAAGTGTTTGGAACTTCTCAAAAGGACCGGACGACACGAGCAGATTCCCTATTCAGCTATCAAAACCATTGAGATCGTCTATACAAAAAAAGAGCGTCTATCGCCTTTTGATTTCAATCCGGATTTTCTTTACTTGCGGATCATTCTTTCCCAAACAACGATCAAGCTTGATTTAGCTTCTTCACCTCGAGCTTATCTGCCGCAATTTTGTGGATTTTTGGTGCGAAACGGTGTAGAGGTGATTGACCAACAGGAGATCGTTTCATTACTGGTGGCGGATCAATATTTGTACGATGCGTTCCACGTGTCTGAATAG
- a CDS encoding AraC family transcriptional regulator has protein sequence MNDELIALLNEIDRVEALQRKTGENFNEMNLDYNSSVIPKIPSSTFFDDGPIFINKHHRFSYTPAHTHSFIEMNYVLRGNSSQKINGEQILLKENQLILMDKEVIQQIDYVGEKDLILNFLIQDTALRTSFLNYLVTSENPVTNFFTQAALKNENHNRFLIFDLSEGSLARNLLTILATKFFRKDENYQNSLNLLLGALFIELTNSEVLSSSSDFTPQTEIIEILHYINEHYTSITLYDLADHFGYNKNYLSNMLKAKTGITFQEMLDQKRLSEAKKLLQESDMAINEIAEMVGYKSVPSLFKLFQHRLHITPNEYRQRIRKAREDKRE, from the coding sequence ATGAATGACGAGCTAATAGCACTACTAAATGAAATAGATCGTGTAGAAGCATTACAGCGCAAAACAGGAGAAAATTTCAATGAGATGAATCTAGATTATAACTCCTCTGTAATTCCAAAAATCCCTAGCAGTACGTTTTTTGATGATGGGCCGATTTTCATAAACAAACATCATCGTTTTTCCTACACACCGGCACATACCCACAGTTTTATTGAAATGAATTATGTTCTACGAGGCAATTCATCGCAAAAAATTAATGGTGAGCAGATTTTGCTCAAAGAAAATCAACTGATTCTCATGGATAAAGAAGTTATCCAACAAATTGATTATGTAGGCGAAAAAGACCTGATACTGAACTTTTTGATTCAAGATACTGCCCTCAGAACATCTTTTTTGAATTATCTTGTGACATCTGAAAACCCTGTGACAAATTTTTTCACACAAGCTGCATTGAAAAACGAGAATCATAATCGTTTTTTGATTTTTGATCTTTCTGAAGGTTCCCTTGCTCGAAACCTTTTAACGATTTTGGCAACAAAATTTTTTCGTAAAGATGAGAACTACCAGAACTCTCTAAATTTATTGTTGGGAGCACTTTTTATCGAATTGACAAATAGTGAGGTTTTATCTTCTTCATCTGACTTTACCCCTCAGACAGAGATCATCGAAATATTGCACTATATCAATGAACATTACACCTCTATCACTTTGTATGATTTAGCAGACCATTTCGGGTACAACAAAAACTATCTTAGCAACATGTTGAAAGCCAAAACCGGAATAACTTTTCAAGAAATGCTGGATCAAAAAAGACTGTCTGAAGCAAAAAAGCTTTTGCAAGAATCCGATATGGCCATAAATGAGATCGCAGAAATGGTTGGTTACAAGAGCGTTCCTTCACTTTTCAAACTTTTTCAACATCGTCTACACATAACGCCAAATGAATATCGGCAGCGGATAAGAAAGGCTCGGGAAGATAAAAGAGAATAG
- a CDS encoding ATP-binding cassette domain-containing protein: MAINLWKRFKRELSIYIGIGIIVSFLSAVNVFYFQKLLDTFGKRVDIRFIFLYGLTILLVPVLAYLEQKPKTKLQNGIYFYLKEMALVKISKISYSEYLEIGSGSLLQKVESGANAGRNIHLNFFGRLIRELIPETIFNLFFIAIIDVRLLPAILIGYIVVFLVTKYLLKILQSIKESSLISEEVMNNLLIRGITEMITFRINKRYQKEISKYAQMAESTTNDLTKLTMIHEFFFGFFAFLVAVIKLIIIVSAVTGIINTSLGGLVALTIYVDKVYTPVAIFNVIFVQYNLDKVAYDRLKSFYNAPNDEGLFTESKSLQRIRGIQIVDLDLSIHNKQILNNFNLELNSDMVYGIVGESGAGKSTLIKTILGLFKPAKGDVLIDHTKLSTFNLDEYYDHIFYLSQDAPIFQGSLKENIVFDKEVADIDIIEVLEKCQLTKFYRSLENGLETPIGEKGANISGGEKQRIAFARMFFSDAEVIIIDEATSALDEATEEKILTEIKKEFNGKIVLMITHRPKNLEFVDKVIELKI, encoded by the coding sequence ATGGCAATCAATTTGTGGAAGCGATTCAAAAGGGAGCTGTCGATATATATCGGAATAGGAATTATTGTCTCATTTTTGAGCGCGGTCAATGTGTTTTACTTTCAAAAATTACTGGATACATTTGGCAAAAGAGTAGATATAAGGTTCATTTTCCTATATGGTTTAACGATCCTTCTAGTCCCAGTACTTGCCTATCTAGAGCAAAAACCGAAGACGAAATTGCAAAACGGTATCTATTTTTATTTAAAAGAAATGGCACTTGTTAAAATCAGTAAGATTTCCTATTCAGAATACTTGGAAATCGGCTCAGGATCTCTTCTCCAAAAGGTCGAATCCGGAGCAAATGCCGGTAGAAACATCCATCTGAATTTCTTTGGCAGGCTAATTCGAGAACTGATTCCGGAAACTATATTTAATCTATTCTTTATTGCAATCATTGACGTGAGATTGCTTCCGGCGATACTGATCGGTTATATCGTGGTATTTCTTGTAACAAAATATCTCCTGAAGATTTTACAATCCATCAAGGAAAGTTCTTTGATTTCTGAAGAAGTGATGAATAACCTTTTGATTCGCGGCATAACAGAAATGATAACGTTTAGGATCAACAAAAGATATCAAAAAGAAATCAGCAAGTATGCCCAAATGGCAGAATCGACAACGAATGATTTGACGAAACTGACGATGATCCATGAATTTTTCTTTGGCTTTTTTGCCTTTCTTGTCGCTGTTATCAAACTAATAATCATTGTATCGGCGGTTACGGGGATCATCAACACCAGCTTAGGAGGATTGGTTGCTTTAACGATTTATGTCGATAAAGTGTATACGCCGGTCGCGATATTCAATGTGATCTTTGTACAATATAATTTGGATAAAGTAGCCTATGATCGGTTGAAAAGTTTTTATAATGCGCCAAACGATGAAGGACTATTTACTGAAAGCAAATCCCTCCAACGAATCAGAGGTATCCAGATAGTCGATCTGGATCTATCTATCCATAATAAGCAAATTTTGAACAATTTTAACTTAGAACTTAATAGCGACATGGTCTATGGGATCGTTGGTGAAAGCGGAGCGGGAAAATCAACATTGATAAAAACGATCTTGGGTTTATTCAAACCTGCTAAAGGTGACGTATTGATCGATCACACGAAGCTTTCTACGTTCAACTTAGATGAGTATTATGATCATATTTTTTACTTGTCACAGGATGCACCTATCTTCCAAGGTTCTTTAAAAGAAAATATTGTTTTTGATAAAGAAGTCGCCGATATAGACATCATTGAAGTGTTAGAGAAATGCCAGCTGACCAAGTTTTATCGCTCTCTTGAAAATGGATTAGAGACACCAATCGGGGAGAAGGGGGCTAATATTTCTGGCGGTGAAAAACAGCGGATCGCGTTTGCACGGATGTTTTTCTCAGATGCCGAAGTAATCATCATAGATGAAGCGACGTCTGCTTTAGACGAAGCCACAGAGGAAAAGATTTTAACGGAAATCAAAAAAGAATTTAACGGTAAAATCGTTTTAATGATCACCCATCGACCTAAAAATTTAGAATTCGTGGATAAAGTGATCGAACTGAAAATCTAG